The Xylocopa sonorina isolate GNS202 chromosome 10, iyXylSono1_principal, whole genome shotgun sequence genome contains the following window.
GGTAACGTTCGTCGCACAGATTCGGGTAGTGGAGGGTTGTGCCAAGCATTACGCGTCAGTATTACCAGTGTATACACTGGGGTATTATCGTGTTTATTACGTGTGGtctattaaaattattttaaatataggTGATAGATTTCGTATGCGAACGCATTTAACGTTCATTATTTGACTTAAGTAGGATAAAATACGTCCAATACTCATATAGAAAATTGCGAACATTTGCTCCATTCATATAATTGTTAGTAAACATTGAATACTCTTATGTTATACTCATGTTAACCCTCTAACACCAACTTATATATGTACAAAAATGTGGGACTTTTACTTTTGCAAAAGTTCCCTACGAGTGGTAATATGCAAGTTATGAATCAAATTCAAATATTGATGATAAATAACGGTGTGCAGGTGTATCAATTGCTTTCTGTTATCGTATTAAATTCCAATTGTTTCTCCTTCGCATAATGGGTTAGTACCTTTCAACGTTCAGTTATTAAATAATTGTTCAATGTTATAAAGTGCAAATGAACTACATTTAAATTCTAACGTTTTATAGTTGTACCACAAATCTTATTTTATCTTCCAGAAACACTCGCAACTGTACAGCAAGAGATAATCCGAGTTATTAAGAAATTTAGGTTTGAAGAATTGGAATCATCAGTAATGCCAATTTTTCCAGAGATATCATGGAATGATGTAAGATGCAAATTAGTTAAACAGCATAAAAACTTTACGTCGGTTAATGCAGCGCTCCTGTTAAAAGTATTCATAAAtgtgagtgttatatatatatatatatatatatatatatatatatatatatatatataactcaatatatatatttgtatgttatttattatatattacatatattttgtCTTTGCTACGTCAGGAATCAAATCTTGGAATAACAAATTTAAAGAATCGTTTAACAGCACTACGCTTAATtggtaatgtatatatatatatgtacatatagtattacagtttttttttatatcataGATTGATAATAAATTTGTATATTTCAGATATAGGTTGGCATAGTAACAAAAGAATATGGTATGGTTATACTTTAATATGCCATAGTTCCGCTAAGTATTATTTAAGCAGACAAATTAAGAATAATATGCAGGATTATTTTAATgagttaaatataaatattaatgtaaaagtatatacacacaATAATATTACATATGTATCTTTAgtggaagaaagaaaaagaaaaaaagcaatTATATTTTACTTAGCTTTATTTATGGGACAGAAGTATTTCTTTTCTACGCTAAAACGTATTCCATCTGATATTTTGGATGTGATAGTCAAGAGTGTAAACTCTAAAAATTGTAAAGTTAAAAGATTTGATCTCAGTGGTAGAGATCTTAAATCATTAAGTGAATTATGttggaaaaagaaagaaaaagcacTAGATCCTGAAAGCGTTACaaaaattctacagttcaaagaAACTAGTCCTGAGAAGAAGtaatttcattttattattattgccttttcaaaaatattttttttaaataaaatacttgTAAACATGcacatatgtatgtatgttaCATTTATATATATTCTTTAGGCCAACAGGTATAAATTTTACTCAACAAAAGCAACGACGCGCATATGCTAAGGAATGTTTTGGCGATAATTCACCAATTTTAGAGGTGCTTGCTGTACAAGGACCTAGTTTACCTTTATATCACGAAGAAATGGCAGAAAAATTACCAGACCAGACCTTGCATGTTAAGTAAGTATGCGTAAAATTAAAACATTGGTGATTCTGTGGTTTTATTAGAATTTTTACTTTATGTTTCAGATGGAAATATCATAGTAAAAATATTGCCACGTGTTTGTCACAAGTGATAGAACGACGAATACTTCTTACACCTGTACCTGAGTACATATCAAATCTAATAATTTCAGGAAAAAATGAGTTCACGcttaaagaatgttaatgcagaTATAAATTAGTAGGACTAaagtttatttattattttaagaatttgtataattttatttattttaagtgacaAATCGGTAGGATGTTACCGTGATACAGAGTTTGTGCATTTATGCTTTACTTTGAtacattattaattttattaattgaCAAAATAGAAATGATTATGCATGTTTAGATTATATTATTAGCAAATAATTAGTTATTTatagtatttttaaataaaattaattctcAAGTTTCGTTAGTTCCAtagataaattatatatatatagaattgTTAACATATATAcaatatatgtaaaataaaaatatgggTCCAAATTATAATTGCATATAAATGTAAAATTCCAATTGCGTTGTGTATTTATTATCAATTTTTGGAGTAATGAAAAATAGTAACAAAACGTGAAAGAAATATTGTATTAAGAATTTGTTAAAAACACTAAAATTATAGGCGTGTATCTACTTTACTAAATTCTTACATACAATTTATTTGATATTAATTACATAAGCATTCTCAAAATTAAACTTTAAATGCATCATTATTAAGAATAGGAACATTGCTGTAGcatgaaatataaaacattTATACTAAGTAgcaaatatctataattatttGTTGTAATAGTATGGTGAATCTTTTGTTGTTAAGAATTGTGTTCAGAATATTCATAGGTGATTGTTTAATACATTTAAACagtaatattataatttaataaTACAATTGCATCAAGTATGGTATAAATGAAGGTAAATTGAACTTTGCGCGCATAAATAGTGACATGTATGAATGTTAACAAATTTATTTCTAGGTGTGTATATTATAAAAATTCATATTTTCAGCTGGACATTTCATCGTCTATTTCATCTTCCGATGTTACATCAGGGTCGTCAACTTGCGATAAACACTTATTACAATAGCAACGAAATAAATATAAAGAACTTAAAGTTTTTTGACGAGAATGCCTACTCCTTTCCAGCAAACATTCATCAAGATAACTTATACATATTTCCTCTTCAGGTTCGATATTACGAATTGCTTTTAAAACCAATACATTGTTTGAGTAAGGGAATTCTACACTTGCATTTGGTACACAACTGTGATTCACCGAAGACTGAAGTACATAAAGACCAGAACCTTCATTGTTTAAGAAGAAAGCCACCGCTAAAAAGGACCAAATTAGTAGTACAACAAAATTTTACATAATTATTCAATCACGATTTATTCTTGGTATTACTAGCTTACCTTCTTCCATATCATCGTAAATTCGATCTATTAGTTTGTCAACCTGAATTCTTTCATCCCTTGGTAATTCTAAAGCAGATACATTCTTTACCCAACGGCTAAAAGCACTAGTTCCGATGCCTTGACCGTTTGTTCCAACTAAAGCTAATAGACTTTTAAAACCCTCTGGTGTAAACCACTAAAtcaaaatttaaataatttattttgggGATTAACATTGTTCTAATTTTACTTGTGTGGTTACATACATGTTCTGTAAATTCCGTATTTACAGCTTTTTGCATCATCTGCCTGAGTACATCAAtttgaccaataaatttttcacCCAATAGTTTATGCGCTATTTCATATGTATCATTAACTGTGCGATGACAAAATTGGGAAAAAGTTGACAGCATTTCCTCTTTGTTGCTGGCTTGATTAACAAGAGCTACcatttttactaataacattacagttgctgaTTCTGGTGGATAATGCATTTGCTTCCATGCTTCAATTAAATGCACCAAAGGATGAGACTCATTCTTTTCTCTCGTTCGCAAACATATTGT
Protein-coding sequences here:
- the Smyd5 gene encoding SET and MYND domain containing, class 5, whose protein sequence is MCSNDFQIRLIDNEKGKGLFATRSFKDGDTILEEKPIICCQFSWNLEYGYLACDNCLKPLETAEENVHRLTGNSTIILPHPECCETKKDLITECPECGTKYCSVECKNEAYLRYHNTICLRTREKNESHPLVHLIEAWKQMHYPPESATVMLLVKMVALVNQASNKEEMLSTFSQFCHRTVNDTYEIAHKLLGEKFIGQIDVLRQMMQKAVNTEFTEHWFTPEGFKSLLALVGTNGQGIGTSAFSRWVKNVSALELPRDERIQVDKLIDRIYDDMEEAVAFFLNNEGSGLYVLQSSVNHSCVPNASVEFPYSNNVLVLKAIRNIEPEEEICISYLDECLLERSRHSRQKTLSSLYLFRCYCNKCLSQVDDPDVTSEDEIDDEMSS
- the LOC143427988 gene encoding uncharacterized protein LOC143427988; protein product: METLATVQQEIIRVIKKFRFEELESSVMPIFPEISWNDVRCKLVKQHKNFTSVNAALLLKVFINESNLGITNLKNRLTALRLIDIGWHSNKRIWYGYTLICHSSAKYYLSRQIKNNMQDYFNELNININVKVYTHNNITYVSLVEERKRKKAIIFYLALFMGQKYFFSTLKRIPSDILDVIVKSVNSKNCKVKRFDLSGRDLKSLSELCWKKKEKALDPESVTKILQFKETSPEKKPTGINFTQQKQRRAYAKECFGDNSPILEVLAVQGPSLPLYHEEMAEKLPDQTLHVKWKYHSKNIATCLSQVIERRILLTPVPEYISNLIISGKNEFTLKEC